Below is a genomic region from Equus caballus isolate H_3958 breed thoroughbred chromosome X, TB-T2T, whole genome shotgun sequence.
CTTAGGAAGAGAAGGATGGGGGTAAACTCCTActccctgcctgctccctgcctccctggaattCGGTCGCATCAAGGCATGCATGAGTAGACAGaggtgaggggaaggaaggagcacCCATGGTGCTCAGCCCAGGCCATGCCCTCACATGCCACCAGAGGCAGCCCTGTCTGCACATCCCAACAGAGGCAGACCTGCCCCTACGTCCCACCAGAGGTAGACCTGCCCTCACATCCCAGCACAGGAGGCACGGCCCTCACATCCTAGCACAGGAGGCACGGCCCTCACATCCCAccccaggctgccctgccctCACATCCCACCCCAGGCAGCCCTGCCCTCACATCCCACCACAGGAGGCACTGCCCTCACATCCCACCATTGGCAGCCCTGGCTCTTCTTGGCCCACAGGGGCTCTTCTCCTCTGTCTTGTGGGCTCACCAGCAGTGCCATATCCCACTCATGGTCTGCCACCAGCATCTACTCACATACACTTTCTAGGACCTACTCTGTCATTCCAATGACACAAAGCAGGTATGTCCCCACTGAAAAGGAGTGTGCAACAATGAATCCACGTGGTGCATTCACGGGGCGGGGTTGTGGCCGGGTTTCCTTCCTCACACAATTCCTCACCTTGCCTTGCCTTTACAATGAAGCAGCACCGCTGCAGGGAGTGCAAATTCCTCCCCCCGTATGGGGAATAACCCTGGGCAGCATCTACCAAAGCGAAACATAAGCATCCCTTGTGACCCAGCAATGGGAACCCCAAGTTCTTTACCCTGCACAAATGTGTACAGATGTTCAACCAAAGATATGTACAAGATCTGACTGCATAGagcaaggaggaagaagagacactACTGACGGGGCCATTAGAATAATCCAGGAGAGTGGTAATGGAGGCTCAGACAAGGGCAGTGACAGCGGAGGTGCAATGACCCGGGCACATTCTGGTTGCTGTTGAACGTAGAGCCGAGGACTTGCTGACGGAGCTAATGTGGGCCATGAGGAAACGTGGTCATTGAGGAGGTCACCACGGTGTTTGGCTTGGACAATAGGAAGGAAAGAACTACCACTTGTCGAGATGGGGGAGACAAGGAAACAGCGGTTTGGGAATAAGAAAAAGCAACCAAAAAGGCTTAGTAAATAAACCCTTAACAAATactaaataattctatttattttcaaaagtaagcCTATAAACTCAGCGCAAATGTTTCCCTTAAATGTGCCAATACATGAAAGATACATTAATTCGTGAATTCCAACTCTGAAGTCATTATTCAACTACGTATTTTAAAGCGGAACAACAGGTGCCAAATCGGCTTTGGGCCGAGCTGTTGTGGGAATCCACGGGGTTGACCTGCACCATTATCTCATAAAAACACAGGACTTAAGAAACTGAAGTGAGTGTCATTGCCCTGACTAAATGGTACATGAAGTTCGACAAAGTGATGGAAGGATCAGAGTGGTAACTCCATTTTCTGGTGTTGGCGATCGATTAAAAGCAAACGCCTCTGGTCAAATAATAACTCCTCTGATTTTCATCTTTTCAACATCTATGGAGGTGATTGCATGatatcctctttctctctctgaacgCAGTGAGTGAATACATTTCTTAGCATTGAACTCCCCTGACGTTCCCTGGCCATGGTGCATTCTTCGTTGAATGTGCTGCTGTGAATTATGTGGGCTGATGTTTGGGGCCTTCCCAATAATCTTGGAGGCAGTATctgtggcctgtgggccaaaaATCTTGGGTTGACAGACGCATGAATGAGCAGGAAAATGTGTTCACAAAACCTCCCAGAAGGGGCATCCGGAGGCCAACGTTGACTGAGGATGTCAGAAGTACAGGTGGGTGGTGGACAGGGAGGGGGGGCACCACGCGGACGCCTCAGCGCCTGAGCACTTGgatcctccccacttccctccctgcagcccccgcCTTCACCATGCATATGGAGCCCAGTGGCCTGACGTCTTCTCCTGTGACCCAGTCCTCATCAACCGCCCCTCCTGAAAACCCTCAGCACCTCCCCTCCGATTCTGGCCACGCCTCCCGCGATTCTGGACCGGCCTCCACCAACAGGCATTAGAGCCACGCCGGCGTCTCGCTCGTCCACTGCCTTGGGTACCTACTGCGCCTGCGCTGGAGCGACCACAGCCTTTGTGGGCAGAGACTGCGCAGTTGCTGGGTACCGCCCACGGCCCCGCCCTCACCAACCCGGACCCCCCTCTGAGGAAATGAACTCCCGGTGTCAACTGGGAACCTCGCCATCAGAGCAGCAATGTGATTTGCTGGTCTTTGGCAAAGAGGAAAAGCCAATGTCTCTGGTAGCGTCATACCCGCTAACCTGAACTAAGGCCAAAAGGGGAAATGGTCACATTCGAACGTGAGACTCATTCGGTGACACCAGAGAGGGTAAGAAAAGGGATATCGATAAAGGTTCAGTTGCAGTGAGGACAAAGAGAAGTGATTTGAACTTTGCGTAACGATGAACTCCCGTTACAAATGGGACATTGCAGCTTGGGTCCCTGTAGACTGGATGGCAAGAACACTTGCTGACACCTGCAGCCCAAGACGTGTATGAAATCCCAGGAAGGGAACCAGACCCAAAGACCCAACCACTTCTGAACGGACCTTCTCTAGAAGCATGCTGACTACCCTACCCCGCCTTACCCCTGGACCTATCAGAAGACCTCCCACCCTTACTCCACAGTCCCCACATCTGTGCTGATGGCCTTCAAGAAGTGGCTCAAAGGATCACCCCATAAGGGGAGGCATTAGATTACCCACCACCTGTAGGGGAGTACGTCTCTAAACACAGGGGCCAGCTTAACAAAGGGGAGAACTTCCATCAGGGCCTGGAGAGCCCCTTCCCCTGCCACCAGGCCCCTGTCCTTGATGCCTCAGGATCTATGGCACAGAGCTCTGCCCCGGTGCAAGTGATGATGCACATGGCACAGCCGCAGCTCCCTTGACCTGAGGGTGTTGACTGCGAAGAAAACAATCGACAAGTGGAATCTTCTGAAACAAGTGAATTTTATTGGGAGAACACAAGGGTTCTTTAAAATGCAAGAAACAGAAGCAGCAAACACATTGTAAAGACACAGCAATGAGGATAGCAGAAAAGTATCACACCGAGTTGGTATGGCCAGGGAACTCAGTCACACAGTAAACAGAGGGTGAGGGAAGGTCTCCGAGAAAAGGCTCCTACTGGAAAGGCTACTCAGCCTGAGACCTCGGCGGTCACCCTGTAGAATACACGGACAGGACAGACACATCTGGACACGTCTCCACATGTACAGTATTTCAAAAGATTTCTTGAGTAAGCACAAAAGCACACGTTGTAAACAAGGAAAACAACCCAAAGTCCAACCTAATGCCAAAGTCACAGTACCCCGACATCAATTTCTGGTCACATGACAAGTAGCTGATGTCACAGGCCCCATCTCTGAGTCGAAGTCCTTCAGGTGAAGTTCATGGGTTCTGGAGAACCGCTGTGAGTCTAGGAAAGTCAACACCCTGTGGACTAAAAGTTATCCTTACACACGGCCAATGCTAAGGCTCCATATAAGTGGAAAGTCCAAGGCCCAAAAGAATCCACACGCAGTCAACGCCGTTACCCCTTTAACCATGGAGAAGCAGTCTTCCCTTCAGTCCTAAAGCTAAAGACATTTGAGAGGGAGCGCTCATCTGTAGTCAGGGGAGGgcctttaatattattttctgaaaCCACTTTCTTGAgggatgaaggaaagaatgacCCAAAagagctgtacatatttaatgtatatgatTTAAAGACTGTGGAAATAGGTAGACATCTGTGAACCATTACCAAAACCTGTGCCATAAACAGACCCATCCCCTCCAAAGTTTCCTTCCAccctctaataataataataataataattaccattattattattttgtgtaatAAGAAGACAACATAGAATGGACACACGTAGCAAATCTTTCAGTACCCAGCCCATCTCTCCTGGGCTCTGGAGAAGTGGCCCAGCTGCGTGGTCCCCGGCTTTAACCATATTTCACACACGGCAGCTCAGCAACGCCCCCACGACAACAGTCCCCCAGTTGATCCGAGAGCTGGCTCGACCACGGGCCTTTCGGCACTCTGGAAGGCCGCTGTGTCTGACTGCTGGGGGACACTGAGAAAGGCAGTGACTCCCCCCAGGATTCACTGCACAGCGCCCACGGCTGTTCTCTGAAGTGGAGAAGCAGCAGCACGCTAGGTCTGCGCATGAAGAAGGAGAGGCAAGGGAAGCTCAGAAGGCCAAGGCAAATATCAACGTGGAGCTGGCCTGACCGGCCACCCTCGGGAATCCACACACTGTGCTCCTGGAGTCAGCACGATGGACTGAGAGGGCAAACTCGAATCCCGCGGGGTCTAGAGGAGATCATTCAAATGGTACGGGAGTGCCCACATTTGCACATTCTTTCCACCCTTTTGAGAGGACAGCACACGAACTAGCCATAAAACAGGATCAGAGTCCTCTCCTCCTACCAAGTGTCATGTCACCTCTTGTGTGTCACAACACACAGAGATCAACCCTCTGACTTCACCTGCAGACAAACTCAGTTCGCTGGGAAAACGGAAAATGACAGTTGTCACCACAATAAACATCTTAACTGGACAAGGGAGCCATATTATCTCATATCACGTCCATCAGTGTCCACTGTGACCTTCTGGCCCACGGATAAGATGACCCAAAGGTAGTGCGGGAGAATGTATGTAGGGGACACGAGACACAGCCCTGAACCCACGATGCCCATCACAGCTGTCACACCAAAGTCCCTTTTCCTTCACACTCTCAATTTTTCATTCTACTCTCACAGTGTGCTTATATCTCCACTCGGCACTTATGTGCCCGCCTCAGACTTCAGCAATGGAGAGAAATCAACAGCGAAATATAGGAAAACCAGAGGAGGCGTCCTCTTCTCAAACTGCAACTGTCCACATCCGCTTGCCCCTCCATAGCTGCAGCATCCAACACTGTGCCGACGCCCCTCACCGTTGTGGACAGCACCCACTTCCCTGAGAGTGCACACAAGGTCCCCTCAAGGCAACATCACCACCCCTGTGAGAGGACCAGAAGGGCAGAGGGGCAGACCACCAAGCAGCAAAACCTTCTCACAGAAACAGGGGAAGGGACAGCCAGAGCCACTGACTACATGCTGTCCTATTCAGCAATGAAGAATAGGTGGGCAAAATCCTCCAGCCTGGAGAGCTCACCAGGCACATTCCTGGATATCCAGGCTCATCTGCGCACATCCATGAGGATCTAAATGTCCACGGCCTCATCTACTGTTCATGGACAGGGCCCAGTGACTCTCCTCTTCCTACCAATGTGCAGAGTGTACTCAGCGGAAGAGTGCCGACAGCTCACCTGCAAACGCTTGGCTAAAGCTCCAGCCCAACTCCCATCCAGAAATTCAGCATCCCTAATGACTCCTAAGATGCCATCGCCCTGCATGGTGGACGACATTCTGTTCAGCACCTTCATGTCAGAGCACGCAAGCCTGACGGCGGGCCACGGCCAATTTCTCCCCAGGGACCCAGAATTTCCCACACCCCACATTCGGCCATTGCCGGCATGCGCTTTTTGAGGGACTTGAAAAAGGCAATTGAGTCATGTGATGGTGGAAGGAAGAAGTGTCTGCGTGGTCTGTGGAAATatcacagcagcaacagcagctcgCTTTCATCATTCTCTCCATGGGGACACAACTCATCAACAGCACGAAAGAGTGACTGGGCACCTCTACCAAGAGCGATTATTCACCAGAGACAACCATCTGAGTCCTCTCCTCCTACCAAGTGTCATGTCACCTGCTGTGTGTCACAACACACAGAGATCAAGCCTCTGACTCCACCTGCAGACAAACACTCAGTTCCCTgggaaaatggaaagtaaaacCCTGTTGGCAGAATAAACGTCTTAACTTGACAAGGGAGCCATATTTTCTCACAGCATGTCCATCAGTGTCCACTGTGACCTCCTGTCCCACCGCTATGCTGACCCTAAGGTGGTGTGGGAGAAGGCACATAGGGGACACGAGACACAGCCCTGCGCCCACCATGCCCTTCACGACTGTCGCACCAAAGTCCCTTGTCCTCCACACTCTCAAGTTTTCCTCCTACCCTCAGAGTGTCGTCATATCTCCGCTAGGTACTTCTGTGCCAGCCCCAGACTTCACCAATGCGGAGAAATCAAAAGCCTGAAATAGGAAACACAGAGGGGGTCTCCTCTCCTCTAATTGCGACTGTCCTCACCCTCTTGCCCCTCCATAGCTGCAGCACCCAACCCTGTGCCGACGCCCCTCACCGTTGTGGACAGCACCCACTTCCCTGAGAGTGCACACAACGTCCCCTCGAGGCAACATCACCACCCCTGTGAGAAGACCAAAGGGGCAGAGGGGCTGACCACCAAGCAGCAACACCTTCTCACAGAAACAGGGGAAGGGACAGCCAGAGCCACTGACTACATGCTGTCCTATTCAGCAATGAAGAATAGGAGGGCAAAATCCTCCAGCCTGGAGAGCTCGCCAGGCACGTTCCTGGACATCCAGCCTTATCGGCACACACCCATGAGGATCTAAATGTCCACGGCCTCATCTACTGTTCATGGACAGGGCCCAGTGACTCTCCTCTTCCTACCAATGTGCAGAGTGTACTCAGCGGAAGAGTGCCGACAGCTCACATGGTAACGCTTGGCTAAAGCTCCAGCCCAACTCCCATCCAGAAATTCAGCATCCCTAATGACTCCTAAGATGCCATCGCCCTGCATGGTGGACGACATTCTGTTCAGCACCTTCATGTCAGAGCACGCAAGCCTGACGGCGGGCCATGGCCAATTTCTCCCCAGGGACCCAGAATTTCCCACACCCCACATTCGGCCATTGCCATCATGCGCTTTTTGGGCGACTTGAAAAAGGCAACTGAGTCATGTGATGGTGGAAGGAAGAAGTGTCAGCGTGGTTTGTGGAAATataacagcagcaacagcagctcgCTTTCATCATTCTCTCCATGGGGACACAGCTCATCAACAATACGAAAGAGTGACTGGGCACCTCAACCAAGAGCGATTATTCCCCGGAGACAACAGCAGTTCTCTCTCAGAAGACTCCCTCATGTTAATGTACTACACAACAACGTAGGAGGGCAAAGAGCCAATGTTCCTCGAGCCATTATTCACAGGCTAAGTCATTGCACAGAATCAGGCAGAAACAGCAAAGCATTCCTCAGCAGCAAAGTCCAAAATACTCCTATTGCACAAGTCAGCAACAGTCCCCATCGTCAAAATTTCATCTTGGCCAGAGGGCCGTATGTTCTCATGTCACCCTCAACCATCTGCATTGTTATCTTTTATCCTCCAGCCATGCTGATCCCTGGTAGTGCCATGGATGGGCCAGCGGGCAGGAGGCACTCTGGAACATACAAAGGCCAACACGCCTTTGACACTGAGGGCGCAtaccctcctctctgctctgtcctcctgcTCTGAGAGCAGCTCTACAGAGGACACTCTGTCCAGCCCCCTTCCCAGCTCTAGGCTTCAAGCACCGGAAGCAAGGAGTTAGTCCTTCCATCTTTCCTGATCACAgaacccccttccccaccagaGCCTCCAACCTCCATCATTCTTCTCCTCAAGAGAACAGACAATCAGAAGTGGCTGGAGAACCAGTCACGAAATCTCTTTAGTTCAAGAAGTGTTCCCCCATGTAAACTGCttcagccacaatggaaaacagtatgcaagTTCCTCAAGAAGTAAAAGGAGAGCCACCCCATGATCCGGCAATCCCAGCCCTGGGTGTACAGCCAATGGAAACGAAATCACTGTCTCAAAGCCGTGTCTGCACCCCGGTGTTCAATGGCGCACTCTTCACAACAGCCGACACACGGAACAGGctcagtgtccatcaacagatcagtgggtaaagaaaatgtggtacatacatacaatggaatactattccgCCATAGACATTTTGCACAGAACAGGGAACCAGTATAACAAGGAATACACTCCATTTCAGGAGCCTACCCTTAAGGGGTCCAATATAATCCCTTCTCTTTCCAACCCCCACAGCAAcaagaggaatgaaaaaatacatatggcAAACGCGACTTTGACATGGAATACTTCACACCAAAAGCTACAGCACATTAACACTCCCAGGAGTGAGCAGACATTCATGAGTACATGTCTCACTGGGTGAGTGACATGGCTCGCCTCAGAACGAACTCCTGGGAGAGAACCCGATCAGCTTCTCTTTCCCTGAGAGTCTTGATTTTGAGAATGTCATCAATTAGAGTCACTCTTTTGGAATCCTCAAAGCCGTCACTTGTTTTCAAGTGCCAATACTCAGCAGATTGACCCTGAAACCATTCATCTAGGTCTTTCGCACCCCTCCCGCCATGAAGGGACCTCAAATGAATGTCCTGGGCAGCGGGCCCTAGTGTATgtggaaggggaagaaggcaTCGCAGTTACGGTTAAGTTTCACAAGTTGAGTTTTTGACTAGCAACCAGGCCAGTGATGGTCACTGTCATGTCACTTGGTGAAGGAACATGGGCTTGAGCACAGGTATTTCTAAGTATCTCAGGTCTCAGGTTTTCACTGGGCAGACAACATAATGACCCCTATCTTCTGCAAATCTTATGTGATCCAACCAATCAGAAGGATCAAGAATGACTTTGAAGTGTCAGTGGGCTGCATAAAGGCAACATACTTTAGTCTCTACTCACAAAGAAATGTGGATTGTTTTCACCCTTGGTGAGTGAACTTCAGCTTCTGTGATGCGACCTTCTGGATGAAACCTGTGCCAATAAAGCAATAGAGGAACCGGGAACCAGAGCCATCCATGAGACTAAAGGGCAGAAGCGTCTTGGAACGCACCTTACCTAGTGCAGATTTGTATCAAGAACTCCCTCCCAATTACCCAAACTCTTCACTTAAGTTTCAACAAATTAACCACCCCCCAGAAAACAAGTGACTTTATACAGACAGGGAACAGAGGAGATCTTGGTGGCACTGCCAGTGAACAAGAAGCCTCCAGCCTGAACTTGGTGCTGAGCCACATCAGCTTTGACGAAAGGTGTCCATGTTGGCCGGAAAGACTGCAGCTCAGAGAAGGCAAAGTCCGAATTGCCCGGCTTTCCCCTGGCATCACAGGAGAAGTAGAGAAGTTGGTTTCTAGAGAGATTGAAGGAATCGCTGAGGAAATTTGCTGGTCctgtgaaaggaaacaaaacatttCGTTGAAATGACGCCTAGGGTCTCAAGAACTGAAGTGGAAGCGGGGGctcacagggagggagaggacctCAACCAAGCCACAAGGGTCTGCTCTAATCTACGGATTCTGGAAGTGCTCAGCTACTTCCTTCAGGACCCGCTGCATGCCGAGCACTTACAAGGATCATCACACTTGATTCTCACAACATACCTGATAGCAAGGTGTGCTCCCCATCTCCATCTGTGGAAACTCAAGCTCAAAGATGAGAGCTAGAAAGGGCCAAGGGTCTTTCTCACTCAGATACCAGAAATCTATTGTCCACGAAACACAACGTCTGGTCGCAGCAACATCTGCTAGGCAACAAAGTGGCCAACAACGTACGGAGGGGTAAGCGCGTGAGCAAGTACGGACCTATTCATTACTTCAATTGCTAGACTATGCCTGCAGGACCACTGCTACGTAAATGCTCACCCACCCACAACCGGGGTAGACTGGCAGATTGCCATTGTCTGGCACCCACTTGGTGGACGGGTCTCACCTTCTCCCCCGTTTCCCACTTAGACCTGGTCTTAAATCACATCCAAATCCACGATCTCACACCCGAGATAAAAAGCACATGAGCAATCTCCCACAATCTTTGGATTCCTGAAGGTTGTGTTTGACCGTCCCATCTAGTCCATCCTGCTTCTGCCTGGTCTGGCAAAGGTTTTCCAAAGGATAAGACAGATCAAAACCTTGACGTGAAAATGTCAACATCGGTTCTTTTTGAAATCTGACAGTCTAATAAAGTCAAGGTGTCTGTAACAGTGGCACCCCCAGGAAACAGAGGAACACCAATAGGGACTGGAAAAAGACGCCACTGACTAGCCCAGAAATTGGCGGTAGACCTAGCATCTCTGACATGGGGTTCATAAGCAGTGCCCAGGGAGTGCCCCCGACGTTCCCGGAAATTCCCCTCTTAGACACTCAGGGAAGGGATTTCCACACCATCTGAAATAGCGCTACAGCTAACAGGAGATCAGTGCTACCCTCCCCCCAACACCTGTGGCCTCCCATCACACGAGATGGCACTTACTTGTCTGCCTGCTCTTGACAGTTGGTTCCAGTTCCACTCTCTTCTCCGTACAGGCCCACAGGATGACCTGGACTGGACTTTGCCACCACAGGTCCTGAAGGGGATGGTGATGGTAGAAATCTGCAAGGAGACTTGACTTTGGGTGGACAGCCCAGCACAACTGCAGGAAAAACAGTTTACTTGCCAACTCATATAAGTCAAGCGGCTCAGGCGAACTGGTTCTTTCCCTTATCCtgagaaatttctgaaaatggTCGGTGAGGCCAGAGGACCCACTCACGCACCTTGTGTGAGCTAGGCCAAAAGAGTGAAAGACACTGTGAGACAGGCGCTCCATGAGTCAAACCACAAGATAAGACCACTGCTTTAGAGGCCTCATTGCCCCTTCAAGTGAACCAGGGTTCATCCCGCTTTAATCAAACACGGATGGgattcactcaacattatgttgaCAGGTGTGACCAGTGACTGGCTagaaggcggggggggggggggggggggccggggtCTCCCAACTCCATTTTTTCTGTTCAGTAATAAGGGAACTGACTCACACATAAAAGGATGGTAACAAACCTTTGGAATGTGTGCCTGCTCTCACTGTGTTCCCAATTACTGACACTTACATGCCACGTAAGATTACAGGTAACAATTCATTCACATGGGTTCTGTCTTCTACTTAATAGACCATGAGATGCACATTAGACAACTGGGTCGTTATATTAGTCTCAGAAATTGGTAAAAGATTAAGTTCAAAGACTGCTAAAACTAGGCATGAGCTAACTGAATCCAGAACAATTTCATGAAGAATTTCATATAGTACATAACGTTACTACCATCCGATATCGAACATAGGTCTTTGAGGACAAAACAACGGAAACAACCGGACATCTGGAAATACACAGATTGGGGAATTTGCTCTTAATTTGCAATACGTCCTACTGTACTATGGGCAATGGGCACGGATTAAAAGCACCTTCATTCCACACGTAGGTATTGATCCAGGTCTGGGGCTCTGCCTGAAAAGGCAGGACTCACCGGCGAGGTGAGTGAGTGTCCCAATTCCGGAAATTGGTATTCCTGCCTGTACCAACTGTGCAGATAAAGGAAGACCAGCAATACAACCAGTAAAGCAAATACCAGCAATACATCTGTCCCATTTCTAAATGTGATCAAGGTGGATTTAGAGAACACCAATGCCCCACCAATATTCAAGTCATTAAATCATCTCTACATGAGCTAACATACATAATTCAAGTCAGTATCAAGAATCAACCTGCAAGAAGGCTCATAAGCCAACTCAACCATCACCATTATGTAGAGGAAGTAGTTGTTTTCCTTGACAATTCTGAGGTTACTGTCAGGCGATAGTGTCCTCAGGATTTTGAGGAAAACAACAATGTTCCTTTAATTTAATTCTCCCCTTGAATACACAGTGGATGTCGCAGGACGGAGGCATGAGGATAAACACACGGGCACTGTCGATTTCTTAACCCGACATTGTAACACTTTGAGCCACTAAGGCACAGTCAGCACTTGTGTGCAAAGAGGCAAGGACAGCACCCTTTGACGTGGGGGTGGGGCAATGGTACTTGCAGTCTGGCCCAGGACCTCAAACAGATGGGATAGCAGTGGTCCTGGGGCAGACCGGTCAGGACATGAATTGGCCTATCCTGCTTTTCTGTACATAGAAACTACACAAAACGTTTCTTCTCTGGGACAACACCAGGGAAGGAGGAACCAGGCCAACGTTTAAAGAAATGACAACGGAATAAATGCACAATTATTGCCCTCCAGTAATAGACATAAGCATGCCCGATGACCTGCAAGGGCCATTCCCTCTTAACAGCACTCATTCTGGAGGTGAATTTCCATCTCTGTAAGTGGAAAATGCCCCACGATTTTAACAGGAAATGCATGAAAGGACTCAGGACAGAACCCAATCGAATAACGCGACACGCAACACACAATGATTGCTGGAAATGAAATCCCCGAAGAACCCAAATGACTTCCAGTGTTGACCAGTGAGGCGCACTTCCGGGAATTCAGTGTCGTAAAACAGCGCCGCTCAGCCAGATCGACAACGTGTGAATTTTTAACATTGAAAACAaacctttcttaatttttattagagCTATGAAATAAGAAACGTAAAAgctaaaatttcaaaactttaatGGTATGAAAAACCCTTAACAGTAAATAAAATGCAAGATTAGGCTAGCAGACCG
It encodes:
- the LOC138921811 gene encoding uncharacterized protein isoform X2, which translates into the protein MTTWEGGAKGTLSREAKRLTGLFKTWIVQRGFRGPFPSGMGEHGGSVSCCPQSLCWAVHPKSSLLADFYHHHPLQDLWWQSPVQVILWACTEKRVELEPTVKSRQTRPANFLSDSFNLSRNQLLYFSCDARGKPGNSDFAFSELQSFRPTWTPFVKADVAQHQVQAGGFLFTGSATKISSVPCLYKVTCFLGGG
- the LOC138921811 gene encoding uncharacterized protein isoform X1, which codes for MTTWEGGAKGTLSREAKRLTGLFKTWIVQRGFRGPFPSGMGEHGGSVSCCPQSLCWAVHPKSSLLADFYHHHPLQDLWWQSPVQVILWACTEKRVELEPTVKSRQTNVAATRRCVSWTIDFWYLSEKDPWPFLALIFELEFPQMEMGSTPCYQDQQISSAIPSISLETNFSTSPVMPGESRAIRTLPSLSCSLSGQHGHLSSKLMWLSTKFRLEASCSLAVPPRSPLFPVCIKSLVFWGVVNLLKLK